The Terriglobus roseus region CCTGGGCGCCATGGTCTTTTGGATTTTTGCGCTGCGCCGACTGGATATCTCCATCGCGTATCCGCTGATGAGTTTGGGCTATGTCGTCGTAACAGGATTGGCGGCAATTCTCCTACGGGAACAGGTTACGAAGTGGCGCTGGATTGCAGTAGGGCTAATCACATGCGGGGCCGCCATGGTGGCAGGGAGCGTCTAGATATGCAGAATGCTGAAGTCCGACAGTCACACATTGCTGTTATCGGCGGCGGTTTTACCGGCATGGTTTGTGCCTTTCGCCTGTTGCGCGCCGGCTACCGCGTCACCATTCTGGAACGCGAGGTTGAGCTCGGCGGATTGAGCGCAACCCAGTCCTATGGCTCCTTCAATTGGGACCGCTATTACCACTGCATTCTCACGTCCGATAAGCCGCTCCTTGGACTTATCAAGGATCTCGGTCTCGAAGATCAGCTTCGGTGGAATAAGACAGAAGTAGGTCTGTTTGCTCACGGCGAACTTCATCAGATGACCGGACCAACTGACCTGCTTCGCTATCGCCATCTTTCCCTGTTTTCGAAAGCTCGGCTGGCGATCATGACGTGGTACATCACGCAACTCAAGAACGGACGCAAGCTGGAAGGCATTCCACTGTGCCAGTGGACGCGTCGCCTTTTCGGCAAGCACGTCTATTCCCAGATCTGGGAACCGCTCCTGCGCTGCAAGCTGGGCGAGATGCGCAAGTACGCTTCCGCCGCATTCCTCTGGGGGACCATTGTCCGACTTGCGTCCACACGCGAGAAGGGCCCCGGAACACAGGAATGCCTCGGCTATATGCACGGAGGATACGGAACAGTCTTCAAGCGTCTGCAGCACACTGTCAATTCGCTGCACGGTGAGACAAGCCTTGGCGTCGATATCCGTAGTGTTGGCCCCGGCAGAACCGAT contains the following coding sequences:
- a CDS encoding EamA family transporter, giving the protein MLIQTSSLSFAWGSLAVSIAMGSFAQITLKHTTNLLSVVKERYRAIPWLLLWGFLFLGAMVFWIFALRRLDISIAYPLMSLGYVVVTGLAAILLREQVTKWRWIAVGLITCGAAMVAGSV
- a CDS encoding NAD(P)/FAD-dependent oxidoreductase, producing the protein MQNAEVRQSHIAVIGGGFTGMVCAFRLLRAGYRVTILEREVELGGLSATQSYGSFNWDRYYHCILTSDKPLLGLIKDLGLEDQLRWNKTEVGLFAHGELHQMTGPTDLLRYRHLSLFSKARLAIMTWYITQLKNGRKLEGIPLCQWTRRLFGKHVYSQIWEPLLRCKLGEMRKYASAAFLWGTIVRLASTREKGPGTQECLGYMHGGYGTVFKRLQHTVNSLHGETSLGVDIRSVGPGRTDVPGESVLIRARHKDIYVDGVVLTTPNRVVASMLQVDDHLYKERLGQVVYMGIVCTVLVLKRKLSQYYVTNVAEKIGFTGVIEMTNLIDPEQETNGRHLVYLPRYTSPTDPLFAATDDAIWEFIQPDLKRIFPDLQEEDIESRYVFRSKDVQPVPTIDYSTIAPPARTPVAGVYLANTSQIINNTLNNNAMTSIAEATCDALMRDIPAMQRVEHTVDVPKMPSVLTETQEVRTACTA